From the Polaribacter gangjinensis genome, the window GCGCAATTGATTATTTCTGGCTGTCATCAGTTTGGTATTGAGACAGTTGTGATTTCTCCGGGCTCAAGAAATGCGCCTTTAACGATAGGTTTTGTAAATCATCCATCCATCAAAACGTTGAGCGTGGTTGATGAACGCTGTGCTGCATTTTTTGCACTCGGAATTGCGCAACAAACGCAAAAACCTGTGGCTATTTTATGCACTTCAGGCTCTGCATTATTGAATTATTACCCAGCAATTGCTGAAGCTTTTTACAGCAATATTCCACTAATTGTTTTATCTACTGATAGACCAAAACATTTGATTGATATTGGAGATGGACAAACCATTCGTCAAGAAAATGTATTTGAAAATCACGTACTTTTTTCGGCAAATTTGGTAGAAAGTGATCGTTTTAAAACCAAAAATGCTCAATTATTTGGAGAAGCTTTGCAATTAGCGATTTCCCAAAAAGGACCTGTTCATGTAAATATTCCTTTTGATGAGCCTTTGTACGAAGTTACTGATGAATTACAAAAGTTTCATTTTCCACACATTTCAATGAGTTCTTTAGATAATAATCATATTGATTATGAGTATTTTGCGAAAATTTGGAATACTGCCTCTAAGAAAATGATTTTGGTTGGCGTGAATTATCCTGATGAAAAATTACACCATTTGATGGATTTGTATGCTGATGATGAAAGTGTGTTGATTTTAACAGAAACTACCTCCAATTTACATCACGAAAAAGCAATAAATTCTATTGATCAATTGATTTTTTCATTGAATGATGAAGAATTTGAATCATTAAGACCTGAAGTTTTGATTACGTTTGGAGGCATGATTGTTTCCAAAAAAATAAAATCATTTTTACGAAAATACACGCCCAATCATCATTGGAATATTGATGAGAAAAAGGCAACTAACACTTTTTTCTGTTTATCAGAATTTATTCAAATAAATCCTACTGATTTTTTTGCACATTTCAACACATTAGTTTCAAATACAACTTCTGATTATCAATCAAAATGGTTGAAAATTAGAGATGAAAAAAGGATAAAACATACTGAATTTTTATCAACTTTAATTCATTCTGATTTTAAGGTTTTTGAGCAAGTTTTGGCGAGTATTCCTGAAAATTCGCAATTGCAAATTAGCAATAGCGCCATTATTAGATATGCGCAATTGTTTACGATTTCATCCACTTTAAATGTGTTTTGTAATAGAGGTACAAGTGGTATTGATGGTAGTACAAGTACTGCAATTGGAGCTGCTTTTGGGAGTAAAAAACGAACTGTTTTTATTACAGGTGATTTGAGTTTTTTCTATGATAGCAATGGGTTGTGGAATAAGAATATTCCTAAAAACTTCCGAATTATTTTGATTAATAATTCAGGTGGAGGAATTTTTAAAATTATTCCAGGACCAAAAAGTACTAATGTGTTGGATTATTTTGAAACGCCTCATTGTTTAACTGCAGAGCATTTGGCTAAAATGTTTGAATTCGAATATTTGAAAGCTTTTTCCACAGAAACTGTACAAGAATCATTAATTTCGTTTTATAATTCGTCTGAAAAACCAAAAATTTTAGAAATTTTTACCCCAAGTAACGAAAACAGTCACATTTTAAGTCAATATTTTAAATTTATACAATAATGGATTTACAAGTAGGAGATCAAGTACAATTGATTATTGAAACAGAAACAGCTTTGGGTTTCATTGTTTTGATTGATGAAGAATT encodes:
- the menD gene encoding 2-succinyl-5-enolpyruvyl-6-hydroxy-3-cyclohexene-1-carboxylic-acid synthase, with amino-acid sequence MYPKKELAQLIISGCHQFGIETVVISPGSRNAPLTIGFVNHPSIKTLSVVDERCAAFFALGIAQQTQKPVAILCTSGSALLNYYPAIAEAFYSNIPLIVLSTDRPKHLIDIGDGQTIRQENVFENHVLFSANLVESDRFKTKNAQLFGEALQLAISQKGPVHVNIPFDEPLYEVTDELQKFHFPHISMSSLDNNHIDYEYFAKIWNTASKKMILVGVNYPDEKLHHLMDLYADDESVLILTETTSNLHHEKAINSIDQLIFSLNDEEFESLRPEVLITFGGMIVSKKIKSFLRKYTPNHHWNIDEKKATNTFFCLSEFIQINPTDFFAHFNTLVSNTTSDYQSKWLKIRDEKRIKHTEFLSTLIHSDFKVFEQVLASIPENSQLQISNSAIIRYAQLFTISSTLNVFCNRGTSGIDGSTSTAIGAAFGSKKRTVFITGDLSFFYDSNGLWNKNIPKNFRIILINNSGGGIFKIIPGPKSTNVLDYFETPHCLTAEHLAKMFEFEYLKAFSTETVQESLISFYNSSEKPKILEIFTPSNENSHILSQYFKFIQ